One window from the genome of Drosophila albomicans strain 15112-1751.03 chromosome 2L, ASM965048v2, whole genome shotgun sequence encodes:
- the LOC117563257 gene encoding ficolin-2-like isoform X4, with protein sequence MNIIQVNIFLILLIAYQVNSSCLMASKELGDQCSLYCYQVVKPLLQYVNTTTTMTQEQNELQQTIKVQAETIKNLNELMKSKDMQLEQQSKLIKLSESHSQNQQNLINQHKIQSELWSKFNESLEIKSETQQKLIDECKMELSSMKLEIQWKDDKIKKLQTENVKTNELQSEQSSSCIGRLTGFHMITIPKAQPFIVSCESNLAEAGTGWTVIQRRKDGSVDFNRTWAEYKEGFGNLEGEFFLGLEKIHLLTQSQPHELYILLEDFENETRYARYSYFAIGGDRGSYMIEELGTFSGDAEDGLKFLTNCVFLTADRMKYVNDYTRFNASGWWFRRYSFISNLNGKYAFADVDKDAPGVSWRAWKSQPLKYAQMMIRPITK encoded by the exons atgaatattattcaagtgaatatatttttaatattgctaATAGCATATCAAGTTAATAGTTCG TGTCTTATGGCCTCAAAAGAATTGGGTGATCAATGCAGTCTCTATTGCTATCAAGTCGTAAAGCCGCTTCTTCAATACGTAAATACTACCACAACAATGACACAGGAACAAAACGAATTGCAGCAAACAATAAAG GTGCAAGccgaaacaataaaaaacttaaacGAATTGATGAAATCTAAAGATATGCAACTGgagcagcaaagcaaattgATAAAGTTAAGTGAAAGTCATAGTCAAAATCaacagaatttaattaatcaacaTAAGATTCAATCTGAACTTTGGTCAAAATTTAATGAGTCGcttgaaattaaaagtgaaacTCAACAAAAACTTATTGATGAGTGTAAGATGGAATTATCTTCAATGAAATTAGAAATTCAGTGGAAAGatgacaaaataaagaaattgcaaACTGAAAATGTTAAAACCAATGAACTACAGAGTGAACAATCATCGAGCTGTATCGGCAGATTAACTGGCTTTCATATGATCACAATCCCCAAAGCTCAGCCATTCATAGTTTCATGTGAATCGAATTTGGCCGAAGCTGGAACTGGATGGACTGTAATACAACGACGAAAAGATGGCAGCGTCGACTTCAATCGAACATGGGCTGAGTACAAGGAAGGTTTTGGAAATCTGGAAGGAGAGTTTTTCCTTGGGCTTGAGAAGATTCACTTGCTGACACAATCCCAACCTCATGAATTGTATATACTCCTTGAGGACTTTGAAAACGAAACACGATATGCCAGATACAGTTACTTTGCCATTGGTGGCGACAGAGGGTCTTATATGATAGAAGAACTGGGAACATTTTCAGGCGATGCTGAAGATGGACTGAAATTTCTAACAAATTGTGTGTTTTTAACAGCTGATAGAATGAAGTATGTTAATGATTACACAAGATTCAATGCTTCTGGCTGGTGGTTTCGTCGTTATAGTTTTATAAG tAATCTAAACGGAAAATATGCCTTTGCCGATGTAGATAAAGATGCTCCCGGGGTATCGTGGAGAGCTTGGAAATCACAGCCCTTGAAATATGCTCAAATGATGATTAGACCTAtaaccaaataa
- the LOC117563257 gene encoding ficolin-1-like isoform X1, whose translation MNIIQVNIFLILLIAYQVNSSCLMASKELGDQCSLYCYQVVKPLLQYVNTTTTMTQEQNELQQTIKVQAEKIKNLNELMKSKDMQLMQLNKSIQLSESHAKMQSELKSRIDKSCQRRNRNQQNLYENLSKSFKTLNQNQQKLIDQFQMQLSNLKSEIQSKDNKITKSENLKTNVSSCLRKMTGIHVITLPDAQPFIVSCESNWIEAGTGWTVIQRRKDGSVDFNRTWAEYKEGFGDLGGEFFLGLEKLHLLTQSQPHELYILLGDFEHKTRYARYNNFVIGNETEFYKLEELGIYSGNAGESLSAHKNKKFSTVNKFHHSGSNPCAKNYNSGWWFFNKGCYASNLNGKYAFADVDKDAPGVSWRAWKSQPLKYAQMMIRPITK comes from the exons atgaatattattcaagtgaatatatttttaatattgctaATAGCATATCAAGTTAATAGTTCG TGTCTTATGGCCTCAAAAGAATTGGGTGATCAATGCAGTCTCTATTGCTATCAAGTCGTAAAGCCGCTTCTTCAATACGTAAATACTACCACAACAATGACACAGGAACAAAACGAATTGCAGCAAACAATAAAGGTGCAAgccgaaaaaataaaaaacttgaacGAATTGATGAAATCTAAAGATATGCAACTAATGCAGCTTAACAAATCGATTCAGTTAAGTGAAAGTCACGCTAAAATGCAATCGGAACTTAAGTCAAGAATTGATAAATCGTGTCAAAGGCGTAATCGTAATCAACAAAATCTTTATGAAAATTTGAGTAAATCGTTCAAAACTCTcaatcaaaatcaacaaaaacttATTGACCAGTTTCAGATGCAATTATCTAATCTGAAATCAGAAATCCAGTCtaaagataacaaaataaccaaatctgaaaatttaaaaaccaaTGTGTCAAGCTGTCTCCGCAAAATGACGGGTATTCATGTGATCACACTTCCCGATGCTCAGCCATTCATAGTTTCATGTGAATCGAATTGGATTGAAGCTGGAACTGGATGGACTGTAATACAACGACGAAAAGATGGCAGCGTCGACTTCAATCGAACATGGGCTGAGTACAAAGAAGGTTTTGGAGATCTGGGTGGAGAATTCTTCCTTGGGCTTGAGAAACTTCACTTGCTAACTCAATCTCAACCTCATGAATTGTATATACTCCTTGGGGACTTCGAACATAAAACACGATATGCCAGATACAATAACTTTGTCATTGGCAACGAGACAGAGTTTTATAAGTTAGAAGAACTGGGAATATATTCAGGAAATGCTGGTGAATCACTGAGTgcgcacaaaaataaaaagttttcaacagtaaataaatttcatcaTAGTGGCTCCAACCCTTGCgctaaaaattataattctgGCTGGtggttttttaataaaggctGCTATGCGAg tAATCTAAACGGAAAATATGCCTTTGCCGATGTAGATAAAGATGCTCCCGGGGTATCGTGGAGAGCTTGGAAATCACAGCCCTTGAAATATGCTCAAATGATGATTAGACCTAtaaccaaataa
- the LOC117563257 gene encoding ficolin-1-like isoform X3, producing MNIIQVNIFLILLIAYQVNSSCLMASKELGDQCSLYCYQVVKPLLQYVNTTTTMTQEQNELQQTIKVQAEKIKNLNELMKSKDMQLMQLNKSIQLSESHAKMQSELKSRIDKSCQRRNRNQQNLYENLSKSFKTLNQNQQKLIDQFQMQLSNLKSEIQSKDNKITKSENLKTNVSSCLRKMTGIHVITLPDAQPFIVSCESNWIEAGTGWTVIQRRKDGSVDFNRTWAEYKEGFGDLGGEFFLGLEKLHLLTQSQPHELYILLGDFEHKTRYARYNNFVIGNETEFYKLEELGIYSGNAGESLSAHKNKKFSTVNKFHHSGSNPCAKNYNSGWWFFNKGCYASNLNGRYAFTDTDKNISSMDWNEWKLRPMKFAHMMIRPVN from the exons atgaatattattcaagtgaatatatttttaatattgctaATAGCATATCAAGTTAATAGTTCG TGTCTTATGGCCTCAAAAGAATTGGGTGATCAATGCAGTCTCTATTGCTATCAAGTCGTAAAGCCGCTTCTTCAATACGTAAATACTACCACAACAATGACACAGGAACAAAACGAATTGCAGCAAACAATAAAGGTGCAAgccgaaaaaataaaaaacttgaacGAATTGATGAAATCTAAAGATATGCAACTAATGCAGCTTAACAAATCGATTCAGTTAAGTGAAAGTCACGCTAAAATGCAATCGGAACTTAAGTCAAGAATTGATAAATCGTGTCAAAGGCGTAATCGTAATCAACAAAATCTTTATGAAAATTTGAGTAAATCGTTCAAAACTCTcaatcaaaatcaacaaaaacttATTGACCAGTTTCAGATGCAATTATCTAATCTGAAATCAGAAATCCAGTCtaaagataacaaaataaccaaatctgaaaatttaaaaaccaaTGTGTCAAGCTGTCTCCGCAAAATGACGGGTATTCATGTGATCACACTTCCCGATGCTCAGCCATTCATAGTTTCATGTGAATCGAATTGGATTGAAGCTGGAACTGGATGGACTGTAATACAACGACGAAAAGATGGCAGCGTCGACTTCAATCGAACATGGGCTGAGTACAAAGAAGGTTTTGGAGATCTGGGTGGAGAATTCTTCCTTGGGCTTGAGAAACTTCACTTGCTAACTCAATCTCAACCTCATGAATTGTATATACTCCTTGGGGACTTCGAACATAAAACACGATATGCCAGATACAATAACTTTGTCATTGGCAACGAGACAGAGTTTTATAAGTTAGAAGAACTGGGAATATATTCAGGAAATGCTGGTGAATCACTGAGTgcgcacaaaaataaaaagttttcaacagtaaataaatttcatcaTAGTGGCTCCAACCCTTGCgctaaaaattataattctgGCTGGtggttttttaataaaggctGCTATGCGAg tAATCTAAATGGACGTTACGCATTTACCGATACAGATAAGAATATTTCAAGCATGGATTGGAACGAATGGAAATTGCGTCCCATGAAATTTGCTCACATGATGATTAGACcagttaattaa
- the LOC117563257 gene encoding ficolin-1-like isoform X2, giving the protein MNIIQVNIFLILLIAYQVNSSCLMASKELGDQCSLYCYQVVKPLLQYVNTTTTMTQEQNELQQTIKVQAEKIKNLNELMKSKDMQLMQLNKSIQLSESHAKMQSELKSRIDKSCQRRNRNQQNLYENLSKSFKTLNQNQQKLIDQFQMQLSNLKSEIQSKDNKITKSENLKTNVSSCLRKMTGIHVITLPDAQPFIVSCESNWIEAGTGWTVIQRRKDGSVDFNRTWAEYKEGFGDLGGEFFLGLEKLHLLTQSQPHELYILLGDFEHKTRYARYNNFVIGNETEFYKLEELGIYSGNAGESLSAHKNKKFSTVNKFHHSGSNPCAKNYNSGWWFFNKGCYASNLNGRYAFTDRDKDIPSMDWNEWKLRPMKFAHMMIRPVN; this is encoded by the exons atgaatattattcaagtgaatatatttttaatattgctaATAGCATATCAAGTTAATAGTTCG TGTCTTATGGCCTCAAAAGAATTGGGTGATCAATGCAGTCTCTATTGCTATCAAGTCGTAAAGCCGCTTCTTCAATACGTAAATACTACCACAACAATGACACAGGAACAAAACGAATTGCAGCAAACAATAAAGGTGCAAgccgaaaaaataaaaaacttgaacGAATTGATGAAATCTAAAGATATGCAACTAATGCAGCTTAACAAATCGATTCAGTTAAGTGAAAGTCACGCTAAAATGCAATCGGAACTTAAGTCAAGAATTGATAAATCGTGTCAAAGGCGTAATCGTAATCAACAAAATCTTTATGAAAATTTGAGTAAATCGTTCAAAACTCTcaatcaaaatcaacaaaaacttATTGACCAGTTTCAGATGCAATTATCTAATCTGAAATCAGAAATCCAGTCtaaagataacaaaataaccaaatctgaaaatttaaaaaccaaTGTGTCAAGCTGTCTCCGCAAAATGACGGGTATTCATGTGATCACACTTCCCGATGCTCAGCCATTCATAGTTTCATGTGAATCGAATTGGATTGAAGCTGGAACTGGATGGACTGTAATACAACGACGAAAAGATGGCAGCGTCGACTTCAATCGAACATGGGCTGAGTACAAAGAAGGTTTTGGAGATCTGGGTGGAGAATTCTTCCTTGGGCTTGAGAAACTTCACTTGCTAACTCAATCTCAACCTCATGAATTGTATATACTCCTTGGGGACTTCGAACATAAAACACGATATGCCAGATACAATAACTTTGTCATTGGCAACGAGACAGAGTTTTATAAGTTAGAAGAACTGGGAATATATTCAGGAAATGCTGGTGAATCACTGAGTgcgcacaaaaataaaaagttttcaacagtaaataaatttcatcaTAGTGGCTCCAACCCTTGCgctaaaaattataattctgGCTGGtggttttttaataaaggctGCTATGCGAg TAATCTAAACGGACGTTACGCATTTACGGATAGAGATAAGGATATTCCAAGCATGGATTGGAACGAATGGAAATTGCGTCCCATGAAATTTGCTCACATGATGATTAGGccagttaattaa